From a single Leptospira levettii genomic region:
- the purB gene encoding adenylosuccinate lyase has product MIDRYSHPEISAIWELENKFKIWTDIEIYACEARANRGEVPKEDLETIKQKAKFNVDEILEIESKVHHDVIAYLTNLNSYIGPAGRHVHFGLTSSDVGDTALCVQMVQAMDLLIQRTETLLETTKQKAKEYKDLPCIGRSHGIHAEPMTLGLKFALFYAEMTRNLERMKDAREQVAVGKLSGAVGTYSNIDLEIEEYVLNKLGLKVDPIATQVISRDRHAFYMSVLGVVAASLDRMATEIRLLQKTEGREVEEPFAKGQKGSSAMPHKRNPVVCERISGISRVIRSNVNVGLQNVGLWHERDISHSSAERIVLPDSTIALDYILEKMNFVLKGLHVYPDATERTLNVTRGLIFSQKVLLWLIEKGGITREDAYLIVQENAMAVWADQSKNLRDLLKQDPRCSKILKDSDLDEIFQIKPYLERIPLIFKRLGITD; this is encoded by the coding sequence ATGATCGATCGTTATAGCCATCCTGAAATTTCCGCCATTTGGGAATTAGAGAACAAATTTAAAATTTGGACAGATATTGAAATTTATGCCTGCGAAGCGCGTGCGAACCGGGGAGAAGTCCCAAAAGAAGACCTCGAAACCATCAAACAAAAAGCAAAATTCAATGTAGATGAAATTCTAGAGATTGAATCCAAAGTACACCATGATGTGATCGCCTACTTAACCAATTTAAACTCTTATATAGGACCAGCAGGTCGTCATGTTCACTTTGGACTGACATCGAGTGATGTTGGTGACACTGCACTCTGTGTTCAAATGGTGCAAGCGATGGATCTTCTCATCCAACGCACTGAAACATTATTAGAGACTACAAAACAAAAAGCAAAAGAGTACAAAGACCTTCCTTGTATCGGACGTTCCCATGGAATTCATGCAGAACCAATGACCCTTGGTCTTAAGTTTGCACTCTTTTACGCAGAGATGACACGTAACTTAGAACGAATGAAAGATGCCCGCGAACAAGTTGCTGTTGGTAAACTTTCTGGAGCAGTGGGAACTTATTCCAATATTGATTTAGAAATTGAAGAGTATGTATTAAATAAATTGGGACTTAAAGTAGATCCAATTGCCACTCAAGTGATCTCACGTGACCGACATGCATTTTATATGTCTGTGCTTGGTGTGGTTGCTGCCAGTTTGGATCGTATGGCAACTGAGATCCGACTCTTACAAAAAACAGAAGGGCGTGAAGTCGAAGAACCATTTGCAAAGGGTCAAAAAGGATCCTCAGCTATGCCACACAAACGTAACCCTGTGGTTTGCGAAAGAATTTCAGGGATCTCTCGTGTTATTCGTTCGAACGTAAACGTTGGATTACAAAACGTTGGACTTTGGCATGAAAGGGATATATCACATTCTTCTGCAGAACGTATAGTTCTTCCTGATTCAACGATTGCACTCGATTACATTTTAGAAAAAATGAACTTTGTCTTAAAAGGATTACATGTATACCCTGATGCCACAGAACGTACGTTAAATGTGACAAGAGGACTTATCTTTTCTCAAAAAGTATTGTTGTGGCTCATCGAAAAAGGTGGAATCACTCGTGAAGATGCCTATCTTATCGTTCAGGAAAATGCGATGGCGGTTTGGGCTGACCAATCTAAAAATCTTCGTGACCTATTGAAACAAGATCCAAGGTGTTCTAAAATTCTGAAAGACTCCGACTTGGATGAAATTTTCCAAATCAAACCGTATTTAGAACGAATTCCGCTCATCTTCAAACGATTGGGAATTACAGACTAA
- the add gene encoding adenosine deaminase, with the protein MEVPFSEILSRIAVIDRDIAELNRLKSRLPADRPYSPTIQLTFDKQINTLLNERVSLMELPVLHPPLWLLPKEGMEVSEQTTLLKERKSLLAGDLSVSHPNEQDVINFIREIPKTEVHLHLEACVNKETLKFLYKKNGIEVTDQEFEDKYNFKDLNGFIQVFFFVQGSVKEASDLGYFIDSLADYLRSNNIVYCEAFFAPSKFIQNGLDFDEMVEVMVNRIRQIEVKDGISIRLLVDVSRSFGPENAMNNLKRVLGLKHKEVIGIGLGGAELMGPAKDYADVFKIARESGLRCVAHSGEDDGPWAIWDAVNLCKAERIGHGTSAIQDPELVRYMKENKIPIEICVTSNVFTGKYVRKEQNHPVRYYYDQGLMLCINTDDPDIFNVNLTYEFFKLYRFLDFSIDEIIDLVRQGVLCTFHPEKETLWKSMEEKINQIKVKYNLISEKQTISV; encoded by the coding sequence ATGGAAGTTCCTTTTTCTGAAATCCTGAGCCGCATTGCTGTCATTGACCGTGATATAGCGGAATTAAACCGCTTAAAAAGTCGATTACCAGCTGACAGGCCGTATTCGCCAACCATCCAACTTACTTTTGATAAACAAATTAACACTCTCTTAAACGAAAGAGTGTCTCTAATGGAATTACCTGTCCTACACCCACCTCTTTGGCTTCTTCCAAAAGAAGGGATGGAGGTTTCCGAACAAACAACTCTTCTAAAGGAAAGGAAATCACTCCTTGCTGGTGACCTTTCTGTTTCTCATCCTAACGAGCAGGATGTCATCAATTTCATTCGAGAAATTCCAAAAACAGAAGTCCACTTGCACTTAGAAGCATGTGTAAATAAGGAAACACTTAAATTCTTATACAAAAAAAATGGAATCGAAGTCACTGACCAAGAATTTGAAGATAAATACAATTTCAAAGACCTCAATGGTTTCATCCAAGTTTTCTTTTTTGTCCAAGGATCTGTCAAAGAGGCATCCGATTTAGGATACTTCATTGATAGTTTAGCAGACTACCTTCGTTCAAATAACATTGTCTATTGTGAAGCATTCTTTGCGCCATCTAAGTTCATTCAAAACGGATTGGATTTTGATGAAATGGTAGAAGTGATGGTCAATCGCATTCGCCAAATTGAAGTGAAAGATGGAATCTCCATACGATTACTCGTTGATGTTTCTAGATCATTTGGACCTGAAAATGCAATGAACAACCTTAAACGAGTGTTAGGTTTAAAACACAAAGAAGTGATAGGAATAGGTCTTGGTGGGGCTGAACTCATGGGTCCTGCTAAAGATTATGCTGATGTGTTTAAAATTGCACGTGAGTCTGGTTTACGATGTGTTGCTCACTCAGGAGAAGATGACGGTCCTTGGGCAATCTGGGATGCAGTGAATCTATGTAAGGCGGAACGTATTGGGCATGGAACATCAGCCATCCAAGATCCCGAACTTGTTCGTTACATGAAAGAGAACAAAATTCCAATCGAAATCTGTGTCACATCAAATGTTTTTACTGGCAAGTATGTAAGAAAAGAACAGAATCACCCAGTGCGTTATTATTATGACCAAGGTTTGATGCTTTGTATCAACACAGACGATCCAGATATTTTTAATGTCAATTTAACGTATGAATTTTTTAAGTTGTATCGCTTTTTAGATTTCTCCATTGATGAAATCATTGATTTGGTGAGACAAGGTGTTCTATGTACTTTCCATCCAGAGAAGGAAACTTTGTGGAAATCAATGGAAGAGAAAATCAATCAAATTAAAGTAAAATACAATCTAATTTCAGAAAAACAAACGATCTCAGTTTAA
- the ygiD gene encoding 4,5-DOPA dioxygenase extradiol — protein MGTDKIQKSEIIPSLFLGHGSPMNAIEENEFVEGLRNVSKTFPEPKAILVISAHWLTDGTFVTAMENPPTIHDFGGFPKALFEVQYPAPGSPSLAKEIQSLVKSQSVQLDYDWGLDHGTWSVLKHMYPKANVPIVQLSMDYKLPPEKHFEIAKELSPLREQGVLIVASGNIVHNLRMVAWDRLTESYGFDWALSVNQKVKDWILSGDTRSLFSIRNKGKEFEWAIPTTEHYLPLLYTIGTQFPSDQISFFNDKPVAGALTMTSVRLDSNPLFN, from the coding sequence ATGGGTACAGACAAGATACAAAAGAGTGAGATCATTCCGTCCTTATTTTTAGGACATGGAAGTCCTATGAATGCAATCGAGGAAAACGAATTTGTCGAAGGTCTTCGGAACGTTTCGAAAACCTTTCCAGAACCCAAAGCGATACTTGTGATTTCTGCCCATTGGTTAACTGATGGAACCTTTGTTACTGCGATGGAGAATCCTCCCACCATACATGACTTTGGTGGTTTTCCAAAGGCGTTATTTGAAGTACAATACCCTGCTCCTGGGAGTCCTAGTTTGGCCAAAGAAATCCAATCCCTAGTCAAATCTCAATCTGTCCAATTGGATTATGATTGGGGTTTAGATCACGGGACATGGAGTGTACTAAAACATATGTATCCGAAAGCAAATGTTCCCATCGTACAATTGAGTATGGATTACAAACTTCCACCTGAAAAACACTTTGAAATCGCCAAGGAACTTTCTCCATTGCGAGAACAAGGTGTACTCATCGTTGCTAGTGGGAATATTGTGCATAACCTCCGTATGGTGGCATGGGACAGATTGACAGAGAGTTATGGTTTTGATTGGGCACTTTCGGTGAATCAAAAAGTTAAAGATTGGATTCTATCAGGTGATACCCGATCTTTATTTTCAATTCGAAATAAAGGAAAAGAATTTGAATGGGCAATTCCTACGACAGAACATTACCTTCCATTATTGTATACAATCGGAACTCAATTTCCATCGGACCAAATTTCCTTTTTTAATGACAAACCAGTGGCTGGAGCATTGACCATGACTTCTGTTCGATTGGATTCTAATCCGCTCTTCAATTAA
- a CDS encoding SHOCT domain-containing protein, with protein sequence MFLLILNITCSQFQQKIKLIDSSASIAFFEVEEEDWKELFPTQLSQLKLSSSHLKELPKILSSIHFKRGVLAYEDWDHLVPESYVSELERFVQKITEQDQKKVYLCIFKIDDLLSPNVKILKTSFYIMGTENGIVILFQEINTNITFPTQYSFEDWVIFQPRPIKPIYKPELWLKNKDSVSLYREQSQMKNQIYGNVIVYKNLEILPNPPIYRYPKEEDVTPIPQENWKSVPEKLKTLEEMRKNKLITDDEYQKKKNELLKEF encoded by the coding sequence TTGTTTTTGCTAATATTGAACATAACTTGTTCCCAATTCCAACAAAAAATCAAATTAATTGATTCTTCGGCATCAATTGCCTTCTTTGAAGTTGAGGAAGAGGATTGGAAGGAATTATTTCCAACTCAATTGAGCCAATTAAAACTTAGTAGTTCTCATTTAAAAGAACTACCTAAAATTTTGTCATCAATTCATTTCAAACGAGGGGTTTTGGCTTACGAAGACTGGGACCACTTAGTGCCTGAATCTTATGTATCAGAATTAGAACGATTTGTACAAAAAATAACCGAACAAGACCAGAAGAAAGTATACTTATGCATTTTCAAAATTGATGATCTTTTGTCTCCCAACGTAAAAATATTAAAAACCAGTTTTTACATTATGGGCACAGAAAATGGAATCGTGATTTTGTTTCAGGAGATTAATACCAATATCACTTTCCCAACTCAATATTCGTTTGAAGATTGGGTGATATTCCAACCCCGACCAATCAAACCAATTTATAAACCAGAATTGTGGCTTAAAAATAAAGATTCCGTAAGTTTATACCGCGAACAATCGCAAATGAAAAATCAAATTTATGGAAATGTTATTGTATATAAAAATTTAGAAATTTTACCAAATCCACCTATTTATCGTTATCCGAAAGAAGAGGATGTAACTCCAATTCCACAAGAAAATTGGAAATCTGTTCCCGAAAAATTAAAAACCTTAGAAGAGATGAGGAAAAATAAATTGATAACGGATGACGAGTACCAAAAGAAAAAAAATGAATTACTAAAAGAATTTTAG
- a CDS encoding TlpA family protein disulfide reductase, translated as MFNISKNKTKVNFELAVNRFMNDILKVQKNLILLFLLLFSLPIIADSIPQFQMKDQYGQSYSDTSVKGKPIVLMGCFLRDVEVCRKQGRKLYWKMQNLLWKDSNKVNFLLYLDLKESNKIVEDYIEESKHKQYENILLDRKGQLTNGLSKGEVYIRIYNKSGKLISSSYQSQIEETLIQEVYEILKKEI; from the coding sequence ATGTTCAATATTAGCAAAAACAAAACAAAAGTTAATTTTGAACTTGCCGTTAATAGATTTATGAACGATATTTTGAAAGTGCAAAAAAATTTGATCCTTCTATTTTTGCTCTTGTTCTCTCTTCCAATCATTGCTGATTCCATACCACAATTTCAAATGAAGGATCAATATGGGCAATCGTATTCTGACACATCCGTCAAAGGAAAACCGATTGTTCTGATGGGATGTTTTTTGCGCGATGTGGAAGTATGTAGAAAACAAGGACGTAAACTCTACTGGAAAATGCAAAATTTATTATGGAAAGACAGTAACAAAGTCAATTTTTTGCTTTATTTGGACCTAAAAGAATCAAACAAAATTGTAGAAGACTACATAGAAGAGTCTAAACACAAACAATATGAAAATATTCTGTTAGATAGGAAAGGACAACTGACAAATGGTTTGTCAAAGGGTGAAGTTTACATTCGAATCTATAACAAATCAGGAAAACTCATCTCTTCCTCATACCAATCTCAAATTGAGGAAACACTGATCCAGGAAGTTTATGAAATTCTTAAAAAAGAAATTTAA
- the cysE gene encoding serine O-acetyltransferase has translation MFENIKIIKKFDPAAKSYLEIILCYPGLHALWLHKLAHLLYRMRLPIIPRLFNYLSRFLTGIDIHPGAKIAPGVFIDHGAGVVIGETAVIGSGSLIFQGVTLGGTGKETGKRHPTIGKNVVIGAGAKILGNITVEDHVRVGAGSVVMRNVPAGCTVVGIPGKVVKAGDGTSDSMEQMLEHNQMPDPIAKVFSVLLEKVETQQQLINKLYEKQQLLEKSNSNPPEDDLFLQEFIHGDGI, from the coding sequence ATGTTTGAAAATATAAAAATCATTAAAAAATTTGACCCGGCGGCAAAATCGTATCTAGAAATCATACTCTGTTACCCGGGTTTGCATGCACTTTGGTTACATAAGTTAGCACATCTTCTATACCGTATGAGACTTCCTATCATACCTAGGCTCTTCAATTATTTAAGTCGTTTTCTCACTGGAATTGACATCCATCCAGGAGCAAAAATTGCACCAGGAGTTTTTATCGACCATGGTGCAGGTGTAGTCATTGGAGAAACTGCCGTCATTGGATCTGGGTCCCTCATTTTCCAAGGTGTGACCTTAGGAGGGACTGGTAAGGAAACTGGCAAACGCCATCCAACAATAGGGAAAAATGTAGTGATAGGAGCTGGAGCCAAAATTCTCGGTAACATCACTGTAGAAGACCATGTTCGAGTCGGTGCTGGTTCTGTGGTGATGCGAAATGTCCCTGCGGGGTGTACAGTCGTTGGTATCCCAGGTAAAGTTGTAAAGGCTGGCGATGGCACTTCTGATAGCATGGAACAAATGTTAGAACACAACCAAATGCCAGACCCTATTGCAAAAGTTTTTTCTGTATTACTTGAGAAAGTGGAAACTCAACAACAATTGATAAACAAACTTTACGAAAAACAACAATTATTAGAGAAGTCCAACTCAAATCCCCCAGAAGATGATTTGTTTTTGCAAGAATTCATTCATGGAGATGGAATCTAA
- a CDS encoding alpha/beta hydrolase: MIKPPLEYLVRNPKVTTTNPPLLLLLHGVGSNENDLFSLVDDLPESLLIISLRGPLVLGRNRFGWYEISFQGGSPKIDIGQQEVSHQKILEFLDFAKGQFQFDTNNVWIGGFSQGAVMSYSVGLEHPKQFKGIIALSGRLLEETKQKLSANDEVDPQKIYIAHGTNDNVISVASARNSKESLELLGRSPKYKEYPEGHTISQEILKDLVGWLAVEL; encoded by the coding sequence ATGATAAAACCTCCACTCGAGTATTTAGTTCGCAATCCAAAAGTTACCACAACCAATCCTCCACTACTTTTGTTGTTACACGGAGTTGGTAGCAATGAAAATGATTTGTTTTCGTTAGTAGATGATTTACCAGAATCACTACTGATTATCTCACTCAGAGGGCCTCTTGTTTTAGGCAGGAACAGGTTTGGCTGGTATGAAATTTCTTTCCAAGGTGGGAGTCCAAAAATTGATATTGGACAACAAGAAGTAAGCCATCAAAAAATATTAGAATTTTTAGATTTTGCAAAGGGTCAGTTTCAATTTGATACAAATAATGTTTGGATTGGTGGTTTTAGCCAGGGTGCCGTGATGTCCTATTCAGTTGGATTAGAGCACCCAAAACAATTTAAAGGAATCATTGCACTTAGTGGAAGACTCTTAGAGGAAACAAAACAGAAATTAAGTGCAAATGATGAAGTCGATCCGCAAAAGATTTATATTGCCCATGGAACCAATGATAATGTGATATCTGTTGCTTCTGCAAGGAATTCAAAAGAAAGTTTGGAATTGTTGGGAAGGAGTCCTAAGTATAAGGAGTACCCAGAAGGCCATACCATCAGCCAAGAAATATTAAAAGATTTGGTTGGATGGTTGGCAGTTGAGTTGTAA
- a CDS encoding VOC family protein — protein sequence MATAKKKISKPTKSLAKKTKTPKVQVKVSQEKTNPITPFLMFNANLEEVTKFYTGIFKQSKVISVNPMQAEFILNGQKFSAYNGGPEFKFSWGVSFMIHVDTQKEVDHYWNELSKGGKELMCGWVEDKFGMVWQITPNILLELVSHKDPIKREKATQAMLKMRKIDIATLKESIK from the coding sequence ATGGCAACAGCAAAGAAAAAAATCTCCAAACCAACCAAATCCCTAGCTAAAAAAACAAAAACTCCGAAAGTACAAGTAAAAGTATCACAAGAAAAAACAAATCCCATCACTCCTTTTTTGATGTTCAATGCAAACTTAGAAGAGGTTACTAAATTTTATACAGGCATTTTCAAACAATCCAAAGTGATCTCTGTAAATCCAATGCAAGCGGAGTTCATTTTAAACGGACAAAAATTTTCAGCTTACAATGGTGGACCTGAATTTAAATTCTCTTGGGGTGTATCCTTTATGATCCATGTTGATACACAAAAAGAAGTCGATCATTATTGGAATGAACTTTCAAAAGGTGGAAAAGAACTTATGTGTGGATGGGTCGAAGACAAATTTGGAATGGTTTGGCAAATCACACCAAACATATTATTAGAATTAGTTTCTCACAAGGATCCAATCAAACGAGAAAAAGCAACACAGGCAATGTTAAAGATGAGAAAAATTGACATTGCAACGTTAAAAGAATCAATCAAATAA
- a CDS encoding site-2 protease family protein — translation MESNKTTHILLFFLTFLSLTYSDIFLNPGIPQTLENYKLYFFENWPYSVSLLFILLAHEMGHYLPARYYGVRASLPYFIPLPFGPIGTMGAVIKINDQIPNKKVLFDIGVGGPAVSLILSLVAWIIGISLSKVVEIPSNIDRSGFLFFGDSTFTYFSTQWILGPIDFTTMDIQAHPLAKAGWVGLLVTAINLLPFGQLDGGHVIYSMFGESYRKWIHILFGFFLIFALVHFTWLVWGFLIYYVLKVEHPFIKDAMYGIGKTRFLFGILILVSFLIIFVPKPIIIGSEYDNPTLLDDLFRLIVKTVGISD, via the coding sequence TTGGAATCCAATAAAACAACTCACATTCTATTATTTTTCCTTACATTTCTCTCACTTACTTATTCTGATATTTTTTTGAATCCAGGGATCCCACAAACATTAGAGAATTATAAACTCTATTTTTTTGAAAATTGGCCGTACTCAGTGTCTTTATTGTTCATACTATTAGCTCATGAAATGGGCCATTATTTACCTGCAAGGTATTATGGAGTCAGAGCAAGTTTACCTTATTTTATCCCACTTCCATTTGGTCCCATTGGAACCATGGGTGCTGTGATCAAAATCAATGATCAAATCCCAAATAAAAAAGTATTGTTTGATATTGGAGTAGGAGGACCAGCAGTTAGTTTGATTCTTTCGTTAGTTGCGTGGATCATTGGTATTTCTTTATCAAAGGTTGTGGAGATACCTTCTAATATTGACAGATCAGGTTTTTTGTTTTTTGGAGACAGTACATTCACATATTTTTCCACTCAATGGATCCTTGGACCAATTGATTTTACAACCATGGATATCCAAGCTCATCCTTTGGCGAAAGCTGGATGGGTAGGACTGCTAGTTACTGCCATTAATTTGCTTCCTTTTGGACAGTTGGATGGTGGACATGTCATTTATTCGATGTTTGGTGAATCTTATCGAAAATGGATTCATATACTATTTGGATTTTTTTTGATTTTTGCTTTGGTCCATTTCACCTGGTTAGTTTGGGGATTTTTGATTTATTATGTGTTAAAGGTTGAACATCCTTTCATCAAAGATGCAATGTATGGAATTGGTAAAACTCGATTCCTGTTTGGTATTTTGATATTAGTATCTTTCCTAATTATTTTCGTCCCAAAACCAATCATAATCGGTTCTGAATATGATAATCCTACTTTACTCGATGATCTATTTCGTCTGATAGTTAAGACAGTAGGTATAAGCGATTGA
- a CDS encoding LIC10025 family lipoprotein has protein sequence MKFLKKKFNLPFIFTIVFICLNSQNCLHKNLDQYQFWTGYDHLQKSIKSTAKNEILFAALAGSLSDDNESQLLKNSDGFPMVTLSGKKDQNQNWNLRWYEFDSKNYDYYANVTFTPKSWDEKEIYAVERKIIHKLNGYQPRDFFKWLNEFALLVNDHNAYQELKSNSKNLQFLCSVMYCHTTETAEWQTLEFTINETTKSKFPGFYQRTGSRLEKTKFNIMIWDKGNPTHRLKITNQGKTLIFHFPVNPPKDYFLTPQEIHFLGDIEIRSFGITLKIDNLEYRLKTIFEKNIDTLHGNFLRIGKKEINGNFFYVIPQGFVNFFIPGNMDEYFDEFFTLLIQGTQGKGGSQLHAKFEKTKQGQINTINTYNEIKRKKFSLFGNDDSQKASNDFDFFASWEEAMLGDLK, from the coding sequence ATGAAATTCTTAAAAAAGAAATTTAATCTCCCATTCATTTTTACGATTGTGTTCATTTGTTTAAATTCTCAAAATTGCCTTCATAAAAATCTCGACCAATACCAATTTTGGACTGGTTATGATCATTTACAAAAATCGATCAAATCCACTGCTAAAAATGAAATTCTTTTTGCTGCACTCGCTGGATCTTTATCCGACGACAATGAATCCCAACTGTTAAAAAATTCCGATGGATTTCCGATGGTTACTCTTTCAGGAAAAAAAGACCAAAATCAAAATTGGAATCTTAGATGGTATGAATTTGATTCTAAAAATTATGATTATTATGCCAATGTTACGTTCACACCAAAATCTTGGGATGAAAAGGAAATTTACGCTGTTGAGCGAAAAATCATTCATAAACTAAATGGATACCAACCAAGAGACTTTTTCAAGTGGCTGAATGAATTTGCTTTATTAGTAAATGATCATAATGCTTACCAAGAATTAAAATCGAATTCTAAAAATCTACAATTCCTTTGTAGTGTTATGTATTGCCATACCACCGAAACTGCGGAATGGCAAACTTTAGAATTTACTATCAATGAAACTACCAAATCTAAATTCCCAGGTTTTTACCAACGAACAGGAAGTAGATTAGAAAAAACAAAATTTAATATTATGATTTGGGATAAAGGAAATCCAACCCATCGACTCAAAATTACTAACCAAGGAAAAACTTTAATATTCCATTTCCCAGTGAATCCACCTAAAGACTATTTTCTGACACCACAAGAAATTCATTTTTTAGGTGATATTGAAATTCGTTCCTTTGGTATCACATTAAAAATTGATAATTTAGAATACAGACTCAAAACCATTTTTGAAAAGAACATTGATACCCTGCATGGAAATTTTTTGAGAATTGGTAAAAAGGAAATTAATGGTAACTTTTTTTATGTAATCCCTCAAGGATTCGTTAACTTTTTTATCCCAGGAAATATGGATGAATACTTTGATGAATTCTTTACATTACTAATACAAGGCACCCAAGGCAAAGGTGGATCACAACTCCATGCCAAGTTTGAAAAAACTAAACAAGGCCAAATAAATACAATTAACACTTATAATGAAATTAAACGTAAAAAGTTTTCTTTGTTTGGAAATGATGATTCACAAAAAGCAAGTAATGACTTTGATTTTTTTGCTTCCTGGGAAGAAGCAATGTTAGGAGATCTCAAATAG
- a CDS encoding ester cyclase, whose product MVVRLQSVHLRMILRMIKKMDHKQQITSILIELFTNPKTTKIPDYFSSNYIANTSQKTYHGLKIVSKWIKNLNQFLTDLKIEKIEFVHESKDTVVWIRTIKGKIKPTPLQNLKEGKVIKWEEMIVSKFKGSKIEEEWISSEFLGVLFSKTKKS is encoded by the coding sequence ATGGTGGTTAGGTTACAATCTGTTCACCTAAGAATGATTTTACGGATGATTAAAAAAATGGATCACAAACAACAGATCACTTCCATCTTAATTGAACTATTTACCAATCCGAAAACAACTAAGATTCCTGATTATTTCTCTTCTAATTATATAGCAAACACATCACAAAAAACATATCATGGACTTAAGATTGTAAGCAAATGGATAAAGAACTTAAATCAATTTTTGACTGATTTAAAAATTGAAAAAATAGAATTTGTCCATGAATCGAAAGATACGGTTGTTTGGATCCGAACGATCAAAGGCAAAATAAAACCGACTCCGCTTCAGAACTTAAAAGAAGGCAAAGTGATCAAATGGGAAGAAATGATTGTTTCCAAATTTAAGGGATCAAAAATCGAAGAAGAATGGATTTCCAGTGAGTTTCTGGGAGTTTTATTTTCTAAAACTAAAAAATCATGA
- a CDS encoding DegT/DnrJ/EryC1/StrS family aminotransferase translates to MLTSRKTFLPFALPSISEDAIEEVAQVLRSGWVTSGPKVKQFEMEFGDFVGSKETIAVNSATAGLHLALEAIGLTTNDAAITSSVTFTATAEVICYFGAEPILTDIDPVHNIMTPETLETTINSKCKWNGKELTSNKTGKRIKAILPVHLAGYTCDMEAILAIAKKYNLYVIEDAAHAFPAVHKNKMIGTWGDFTVFSFYATKGITTGEGGMITTHHKEFADRIRRMRLHGINRDAFNRPGWYYEVVDAGYKYNMTDIAAALGVVQLKESHGFWERRTEIAKHYNVEFSGLKGVKLPKEDENGIHSWHLYRIEIDPKLAKIGRDTLVEELKERNIGTSLHFIPIFEHPYYKKTFGFQRKEYPNACQMYDKSVSLPLFAGMTKTDEKDVIDAVKELLS, encoded by the coding sequence ATGCTCACATCTCGCAAAACCTTCCTACCGTTTGCACTTCCTTCCATTTCAGAAGATGCAATTGAAGAAGTGGCTCAGGTACTCCGATCTGGATGGGTTACCTCGGGACCAAAAGTAAAACAATTCGAGATGGAGTTTGGCGATTTTGTTGGAAGCAAAGAAACAATCGCTGTCAATTCGGCAACAGCAGGGTTACATTTAGCACTCGAGGCGATTGGACTCACAACGAATGATGCTGCTATCACAAGTTCTGTTACCTTTACTGCCACCGCCGAGGTCATCTGTTACTTTGGAGCAGAACCCATTCTTACTGATATCGATCCCGTTCACAACATAATGACTCCTGAAACCTTAGAAACTACAATCAACTCTAAGTGCAAATGGAACGGTAAAGAACTTACGAGTAACAAAACAGGCAAACGAATTAAAGCCATCTTACCTGTACACTTAGCTGGTTATACATGTGATATGGAAGCCATTCTAGCCATTGCAAAAAAATATAATCTCTATGTGATTGAAGATGCAGCCCATGCATTCCCTGCAGTGCATAAGAACAAAATGATTGGAACCTGGGGTGATTTTACTGTTTTTAGTTTTTATGCTACAAAGGGCATTACCACTGGTGAAGGTGGAATGATCACCACTCATCATAAAGAGTTTGCTGACCGGATACGCAGGATGCGTCTGCACGGGATCAACCGTGATGCATTCAATCGACCTGGATGGTACTATGAAGTTGTTGATGCTGGGTATAAATATAATATGACCGATATTGCCGCTGCCCTTGGTGTCGTTCAACTTAAGGAATCACATGGATTCTGGGAACGAAGGACTGAAATTGCAAAACACTATAATGTTGAATTTTCTGGATTAAAGGGAGTGAAACTTCCAAAAGAAGATGAAAACGGGATTCATAGTTGGCATCTCTACCGTATCGAAATTGATCCGAAATTGGCAAAAATTGGCCGAGATACACTGGTTGAGGAATTGAAAGAAAGAAATATTGGTACTAGTTTACATTTTATTCCTATCTTTGAGCATCCTTATTATAAGAAAACGTTTGGATTCCAAAGAAAAGAATATCCTAATGCTTGTCAGATGTATGATAAATCTGTTTCATTACCATTATTTGCTGGAATGACAAAAACAGATGAAAAAGACGTAATTGATGCTGTAAAAGAATTATTATCCTAG